The Pan paniscus chromosome 2, NHGRI_mPanPan1-v2.0_pri, whole genome shotgun sequence genome contains the following window.
aaattttaaatataataaaactgaaTGAAAGTTAAAACACATGTCAAAATTTGTGAGACACAGTTAAAGCAGTgccaagagggaaatttatagcactagatgcttacattagaaaagaagaaaagtctcaaACCAGTAATGTAAATTCCTATTTCAAGAAGCTAGaaatgtacagcaaaataaatgcaaagcaacaagaggaagaaaaaaaataaagagagcaaaaatcaattaaattgaaaataagaatataatagagaaaaatcaatgaaaccaaaagctggttcttcaacaaaatcaataaaatggataaatccctagcaagactgacaaaagtaaggccaggtgtggtggctcgtgcctataatctcagcactttgggaggcagaggcaggaggatcacttgagcccaggagttgaagacagtctgggcaaaatagggagaccctgtctctatgaaaattagcaaggcatggtggtgcattcctgtagtcccagctacttgggaggctgaagtgagcccaggaagtcaaggctgcaatgtgctaagattatgccactgcattccagcctgggcaacagagggagaccctgtctcaaaaaacaaaaaacaaaaacaacaacaacaacaacaaaaaactgatgAAAATAAGGCACAAATAACCAGTATCAGGAATGAAACTGGTGTATCACCACAGGTCCTGCAGTCGTTATAAGGGAAATCAACAGCTTCATGTTCAACTCATTAGAATAAATACAAAAGCTTAGAAAATTGAACCAATTTCTTGAAAACCATAAATTACAAAAACTCAACCAAGATGTAGCAGATAATCTGAACAATCCAATAACTATTACagaaattaaatttgtaatttataacctcatttaaaaatgtccaaggtcaaatgattttattaaaggattctaccaaacatttaaataatcgATAGCAATTTTACACAATCTCTTCCACAATATacaagaggagggaacacttcccaGTTCATTTTATAAGGCCCTGATACTGAAACCAAACAGAGTAAAAAAGAAACTAGTAAAGTTCATGTCAATTTCTCTTATGAActtcaatgcaaaaatccttaacaaaattgAATCCAAGTATGTATAAGAAGAATTCTAcatcataaccaagtgggatttattccaggtgggcaaggctggctcaacatttgaaaatcaatcagtgATATCAATTCACCATATCATACGATCATGTCATTTCATGCAGAAAAAGCATATGACAAAATCTTacacacatttattataaaaactCAAAGCAAGTTAGGAATAGATGAAATTACCtcaattagattttttaaaaaatctataaaaacccTGCAGCTAATATATTTAAAGGTGAAAGACTGATtgcttttcccctaagatcaggaataaggcaAATATATCTGCTCTCACCACTCATCCAACATGGTATTGAAAGTTCTAGCCACTttgaaataagacaagaaaaaaataatgaaagacatacagattggaaaggaagaaataaaactgtcactatttgcagataacatgattgtttACTCAGAAAATTCCTAGAAGTGAGAAGCAAATTCAGCATGGTTGAAGTATACAAGATCAACACGAaaacagacccacacaaatatgcctgctggaattttaaaaaataaatctgcaaaagcaattcaatggaggaaaaaGAACCTTTCCAACAAATGATGCTGTAACAATTGGGTATCCACAGGCAAAAACTGTACCTCAACCTAAACTTCACATCTCAGAaacaaattaactgaaaatggatcacagatacaatgtaaaatgtaaaactaaactcacttttaaaattaaagaaaatcttcCAGATTTAGGGCTGGGCGAAAGTTCTTAcacttgacaccaaaagcaagatCCATAAAATGAAAGATTGGTAAATTGAGTCTCCTCAAAATTGGAAAGTTTTCCTCTGCAAAAGCCCAtgtgaagagaatgaaaagacaagctagaGACtggaacaaaatatttgcaaaccatgtatctcaCAAAGGACTTttcctagaatatataaagaactcttcaaAATgccacagtaaaaaataaaaacaaacctctAATTAGAATATGGGCAAAACATGGGAACAGACATTCCacgagaaaagaaataaagaaaaagaaaagggtatacagatggcaaatcagcacataaaaagatgctcactATCATTACCTTAGCCACcagaaaaatgcaatttaaaaccacagtgagatattactTACCTATccgaatgactaaaataaaaaaacagtgacaccaccaaatgctgccaagtgtgaagaaaaaaattgatcacACCTACATTGCTGCTGGGATTGTAAAATGGCACAGGCAATCTGGAAAAGAGTATGGCagttcttacaaaactaaacgtGTGCTTACCACATAACCCAGCAATTGCCCTCTTGGGCGTTTATCCCAGAGAAAACTTATGTTcccacaaaaacctgtacatgaatgttcacagcagctttatttgcaacggccaaaatctggaaacaaccCTGCAATAAGTCCTTCAATGAGAGAATGGTTAAATAATCTACTGTCGTGGTACCTCCATCCCATGAATATTACCcactaataaaaaagaatcatCTATTGATAATACATAATAATTGGATACATTTCAGGGGAATTATGCTGAGTCAATAAAGACAATCCGAAAATACTACATTATTGTATAATTTCATCTGTACAACATTCTTGAAAcgacaaaattggaaaaaattgaaagtagattagtagtaGTCAGGGATCGCCACTCACCCTCCAGGTAGGTGTGGTTATAAAAGGCAAAAAGAGGGATCCTGTGATAAGTTCGGTTCTGCATCTTGACTGTGGTGGTAGTTGAATttacacatgtgataaaattgtatagaattatttacacacacacagaggttgaaggagagagaaatgagTACAAGTAAAACGGGAAATCTCAGTAAGATGGGTGGGGTTATACCAATGCTagtatcctggttgtgatattgcaCCATAGTTTTGGGAATTTTTACCActgggggaaactgggtaaagggtGGGTGCacaggatctctctgtattattattattttttacaactgCACGTGAATCTATGATTATCtcgaaacatttaaatatatattttttaatgtgtgaaTACTACTgggctatatattttttaaaaataaagtacaatcGTCTTAAGAACGCAAAGGCCAAGGGGCAGAAggctatttcttaaattttaagaaaCCACCTAGTTCACAGGTGCCACCTCCTCACTTTGCTGTCAGCGACGTGATGTGCTCTGCAGTGCTGGAATTGAGAGTTCAAGAGAGAGACACCGGTCCTGGCCTCTCAGTGTTCAGGTGTGTGTATAGGTGGGCGTTGGTGTGAGAACGAGCGAGAGAAAGCGGGAGCAAGAGCGAGAGCTATGCCTCCCTTAGTGTCAGGGAGGGTGGCCGGCTGATGAAGGTGCTGTGCAGAAAGCCGGGGAAGGGCTTAAAGAGGGTGCTGGCGCCTCGGGAACGCCCTCCCGCTGCACCCTACAGGAGGTCGTGGGCGGTGGCTTAACAGCCCCAGTGCAGAGCTTGAACCCCACCGTCCAGAAGGAAAGGTGAGTGGGGGACCCGGGCGGGAGGTTGAGGCCTGCCAGCAGCGGCCCTCAGGCGTGCTGGGCAGCACGGCTAGCAGAGGCGGCGCCTGGTCTTGGATGCTGCAGCGGAGACGCCAAGGAGACTGAATGCAGGGAGCGAGGCGTAGCGGCCGCGGAGGGTGGGGCCGCCCGGAAATCCAGGCGGCGCCAGCCTTGTAGCATCTGCAGGCCGGGGGCGCGCACACGAGGGGCACGTGGGTATGGAGGAACCGGCGCGGCGGGGCCTCCTTCCTGCAGCGCCGCGGCGGTCGAGTGCCCGTGCTGGAGGAACGGCGAGTGGGGTGCCTGCCCCGCGCAGGCGGTACCCGCCGCCCCAGCTCCGCACACAGCAGGCACGGCCAGGGACCGGGACCGTGGCCCAGCGCCTGGAGGCGCTCTCCACGCGCATCTTTCCCGATGCCGGGGCGGGAAGCCGAGTGGCTTTGTCCGGAGATGCCAGGGGATGTGGGCAGGGGACGAAGAGGCTTCCCAACTGGCCAAACCCTGGCTTGAGGAAAGACTGAGGTGGTCATTGACCCGTGGGAGCGCCCTGGGGCTTCGAGGGAACGGCAGCCGAGCCCGGGAGACTGGTGTTGGGCACCCGCGGGGGCCGGCGGGTTCCACGTGGGTGGACCCCGAGCTGAGGGCAGGGTAGGGTCGCGGATCGCTGACCTATGGGCTCCCTTACTCCCGCACAAGGACACCTGCACATGGACCCGGGCTTCCACCCGCTTCTGGCTGGGTTGGCGCCGGGAGCGCGCAGGGGAGGGACGGCGGCGGAGTGCGGGGTTTGGCGGGTGAGGTGGGTGAGGTGTGGCCGCCGGGGAGGGGGCGAAGGCACTAGAAGGCTGCGGTCGCGCTGTCGCTGCTGTTCCCACCGTCGGCGCGGGGCGCGGAGGGGGCGGAGAGGTGCCTGCCAGTCGCACTGTGGTCTAGGGGTAAAAGGAAAAGGGTCCATGTAAAGGAGAAAGGGCAGGCAGAGACTCTTGCTGGTGCCAGCAGGCGCGGAAGGATGTGGCCGCGGGGACTTGGAGTTTAGAGGGCAACGCTGGGTGTCATAATGCCGGAGATGACCCCGGGCGCAGCGGCGATTCCAGTTGGGTAGAGCTACAGAGAACGTGGCCCGAGAAGGGGAGCTTCCTTAAATTAGACATATCCTGTGTTGTCCTAAACCTAGCATTTACTCTCTCCCACCCCGCTCCCACAACCTCCAGGGTCCTAGCGGAGTCATTTAAGCGCTCAGTACTACCAGCTTCATTTTAGGTAAAAATCAAGACTAATTCTGCACTTTATTAACCTCCTCGTACCCAAGTCACCACGGGGCAGCTTTTCACAGCCCTAAGGCGTGGTCACTTCAAGCCCACAGCGAGTTGCTTGTGTCCTCGGCTTCTGCTCGGCAAATCTCGGACGATGCCACCGGAGGACGCTGAAGGCAAAGGCTGGTGGGGCCAGGCGCCGGCGAGACTGCCGCGCTAGCACAGCTTCCGCGGGAGCCGAGTGCTGACGGGCCTCGCGACCCCCTCCCGAGGGCAAACGGCTCGGCCCTCCGGGGACACTTGGTCAGTGTCACTCTCTCCCTACCGGGTGTCGCGCATTTTCTCAACAGAACGTGACCCTGTAGACGGATGAACTCCGAATCGGCAAAACCCGCCTGCCCTTGTCTAGTCTCTCTGCCCCACCACACCTCTGCCCTTCACTGCGGACTGCGCCGTGTGCGCTCCGGGACCGCCCCTGCACCTTCGCCCACAGCTCCCCATTCCCAAGGCAGCCGGAGGAAGACCTTTCCGAGTTACCTGTCTCACGTCAGCAGCCACACCGAGGCGGTCCCCCTCGCACCACTCCCCAAGTGCAGAGCCCCTGAAAGTCCGAGGCTCCTGTGCCACGCACCCTCCCCCCTGCGGGGCGACCCCGCGTGTGCGTGTTTGTGTCACGCGTTTAATCGCACAGAGTAATTCCCAAACGTGCAAGACAAAGCATTTCAAGCAAAGATGGTCCAGAGTTCAAATTGGAAAGCACATCTCGAGGCGCTGAATCTGTTCTCGCCGTCTGCCTCGGTCTCTGGGGCGTCGCATCCAGGAGAAGGGTTTTAACTCCCTGCCAGATCCGCTCGGAATTAGCTCTTCTGGCGGTGCAGCAACAAGTGGCCCCGCCGCCTCCCTTGTGCACTCGGAGGGACTacaccctcctcctctcccagcccctaGTCCTAACAGGAGTAGGTAATGGCGGGGAAAGGGGGAGGTGACGAGAGCGGGGAGAAGGaagtacatattttttaattgtgaaattgTCTGTCTGCGTGCTGTGCCCTGGGATTCTCTTGTCTCAATCAACTTCAATTTTAACGTGGCCGTAACGTTAAGATTAAGACCTAGAAATGAAAACGTACCCACCTTTCTTATTACAAAGgtcgtttgttgttgttgttgttttaaaacaccAAGTATCCCCCCCCACCCACGGACTTATACTTTGTTTATGAGATTTCTCCAACCTTGGTGGTTTGGATAaatgaggtgggggaggggaggaccaAGGGCAGCAAGACGTCCACTACGAAAATAAGATACTTACTAATTTAATAGGGCCGTTCCTTTTTACATAAGatgctcccccaccccccaccaattTACAATAGGTAAACTTTGAGCTTCCTCAAAGTTTCGCTATCTAGCGTTTATGCCCGAAGCTTTACGAATAAACTCCCTTTCCAGGTAAACCTGCCCAACCCTTGTCCTATGCCCAGCGAAGCCCAGGTACGATGGGTCAAGGACCCCTGGCTTCCACATTGTCTGAGTCACGTTCCAGTTGGAAAGGCCATCTTGGGCGAGGGACGTGTTGCCCGACTGGtctaaataaggaaagaaagtggAGTACCAAAGAATCAAGGGCCTCTGTTCCTCCCCAtcccgccaccaccaccaccggtCCCCGGGCTCTGCTGAGCGCTGCGGCGGTCTTGGCTGAAAACTGCGTCCCCGCCCAAATCGAGCGCAAAACTCCCTTGGACAGAAGTTTGAAATAATCCAGTGTAGAAACAGACTTCTCCGTCCAATTTGGTTTTAATCAGTAATCATATAAGTATACCCACATAACCACCTAAGTGGAGAGCAGACGCCCAGATTCACGGTCCCCACGTGTTGCTGGAGTTGGCGCAGACGCGTGTGCGGGCATAGCGGCGGACGTGACACCGCATTTTCTCCGAATTCCTGCCATCTAGGGTGGTGCCGCCCCAAGAGGGGGCCGTGGGGAGGTGGGGTAATAGGCTGCGCAATCCACTTGCTCTGGGGGAGCTTAGGGTTCAGAGCAGAGCGCAACTCCGGGGGGCTATCGCACAGCCCCATTCTCCCACACCAGAAAAGCAATGCTCCTTATGGATGATTAATAGCCGGGCTTCTCCTGACCATGCGGCGCGTCCCTGCCGGCACcacttaattgttttaatttgacCTTTATTAGCAACGTGCTCCCAGAGGCTGCGAGTTGGATTCGCACCACGATAACCGCCCTCTCCCCTTCCACCCAGCCGGCTTCCTGGGAAGGATCGGGGACTGCAGCTCCCGCgacgcctcctcctcctcctgcgcaGGGAGCAGGCCTGAGTTCCTCCACGTAATGACCTGGGAGACCTCAGGCATCCCGGGGCCTGGTCGGAGGGTCTTCGGGCCCTGGAGCTGGGCGGTGTCTGCAGTGCACCGCCGTGAGTTTCTCCCGGGTACAATGTGCTGGTGTgcagagaggaggaaaggaaaaaaaaaaaaaacccaacaccaCTCTTAAGTGGCACTGGCATCTATGAAGTGGCGGTGGTCTACACTGAGCGTGCCCTTGCCTGGAGGTGTAGGGGGCGGTTACTGCAGCCGAGGGGAGGGTACTGCGGCCAAGGGCAGGGCGAGAGGACAGTCAAGGCCGGCTGGCCGCGTGGGAGCCTTTCCTCTCCGGGTTCAGCAGCCGGAATCACCAGCACTGCGGCTAAAGGGGCTGGTAGGCTCTCCTGCACCCCGCGTGCTCCTCCGCCTTCTCTGTGTCCCCCGGCTTTTCCAGGAGGAAGATGGGGTGCCCATCGCGAATGGGGCGCGCCGGGCCGCCTGGCCGGGCGGTCACGTgtcccccctcccccgccactGCGGCGGGAGTTCCAATCAGAGCGCGCCAGGGGGCTCCTCCCGGGCAGGAACCACCCGGCTCGGTGGCGGAGGGTGGGCCGCCGTCACCTGAccgcccgcccccgccccccgcgaGTAAGGGGCGGTGGTAGCGTCTGCTCGGTTACAAATGGCCCCTCCCGCCCGGCTCGCCCGCTCGCTCGGGCTCGGCGCGGACCCGCCTGGGCGTGCTCCTCCCGCCGGCTCCAGGCGTCCCACCGCCCTGCCCGGCGCCAGCCCGCGGTCCCAGCCACTCCTGAGGGCGCGCCGGGCACCCAGCGCGTAGGCTCGCCCACGGAGGTCGCCACGGAAGTCTGGACCGCCGAGGCGTGTGGCTCGTCTACCGGCAGGTGAGCGTGCACCGCGGGCGTGGGATGCTGTGGGGACAGTGCGGGGGACGTGTGGGGTCTTCGGATGCGAACGCGAAACCGTGCGATGCCCAGGTCAAGTTTGCAGAGAGAGTCTGCGGTGTCTGTCTCCTTGGCCTCCTCTTGATGCTCCTGCGGGTTGGGGGCTCGGACCAAAGCTTCGATTTGGGGGAAGGGCTTCAGGACATTCTTGCCTTGAGATACTTGACAAAGGTTGAAAAGACACATCAGGTGGGAGCTTGTAGCTGCTGCTGATGGGGTGAGACAGGTGCAGTCgagtgtgcatgcatatgtgtgtggctCCTGGGTAAGGGTCAGCTCGAGATGGGGAGAAGCCTCTGCGACGGGTCATTCTGTCCCCAAGAGGCACTTAGATTCCGGAGAGTGAAATTGAGCCGCTCTGAGGTGGTCACTAGATGTTATGGCAGCAAACCAGTGACCCCCAGTATTTCTGATATGACCCTGTAGTAGCAGGAGTGCAGATGGTTCAGTACAGAGTGTGTGAGGTTTTAAGGCACCCAGAAAAGATTCCTTTTACCTTATAACTTCTTGACAGAAATTAGTATTAAAAGTGCTGAATCATGCAAAAagattaggaaaataatttacttAATGTTTTGATAAAGTTTTCCAAAGCTAATAATATCTGCATTTTTGGATCAATGCTTTAAATTTAAGATGTAGGCACTAggtatttaaaatcatattttaagacTGTGCCCTTGGCTTTATGACTATcggttgcttttctttctttatgattaGTTGTATCCATTCATTACTTCTTACCACTTTCACTaccctcaaaacaaacaaaaccccggAAAAAAACCCAAGAcatgggatttttatttttattttatttatttatttatttttgatgtgttCATGATTGTAAAGGGAGTGGAGGTATCAGTCCTGGGAAATAAAAAAATCCTCCTCTGATGAATGCAGTGATGGCCAATTTGATCAATTTGATTTGTCATATGCCACTGAAGGGAATGTCAAGCTGATAACATGCAGACTGGAGAGAAAATGAAACAGGAGTTGCCCATTGAGGAAGACATAAGCCCTTATCCGATTGCACTCAGTGAAGGAGCTGGAGGGTAGTCCTTCCACATTGGAACCTGAGTCCTTGGTGGAGGTGCAGTTTTTGATGCAAGTTCTGAGGTCAGACACCATGTAACataaagatgaattttaaaaaaaatcagagtcaGGATTAGTAAAATGGGTGTGTCCAGCGACAGCCTTTGCCCATTTACTCTTGGCTGCACTGTCTGAAATGCTCAGTGGCCTGCTGACTCATAAGGGAACAAGCATGGCTTAGCAAGATTGGATTTTACTTGTAGACTCTAAAGAACtgtacttgttaaaaaaaaagatttttgaaaaagcATCATCGGAGACATCCATAATAGAGAAGCTAGTCTCTCTTTCTCACATCTCTTCTTCCAGGAGGTTTCTCCTTGATTCCTTGACTTGTCACCTTTATTTCAATACCTGTCATCCATGCTTGTGCAAAACACATTTGATTTGACACAAAGGTTTTAATCTGAATCTTAACATAAGAAACGGTGGGACTCTTAGCAACATGATTATTTCAAAGGTATTTTTGAAGGATACTGAAAAACTGGAATATGAACGATTAATTGAGTTTTCTTTACAGCACAGACTCCCTTAACATTGCATGCAAGACCAGGGAGCCCCACCCTGTTTCTGAGCATCTGCATGAAAGACCAGGAAAGGAATTCGACAATTGCAGTGGTGCAGGGAGAGGCAGCTTCTAGGCTTGGGCATTacctttatttaaataattactaACAATTTTGGAGGGTAGGCTTTAATCCATAGGCAGGTCTTAAAAAGCACAGTGTTATTTCTTTTCACCTGTCAgcttgttaaaatgtccatttaaCTTTGAGAGGTTGATTTTGTTAGAAAAGGGATACAGATCGAGAGCTTCCAAATTTTAAGATCCTAGGGCTAAAAGCCATAATTGATTGGAAGGACATATATTAAAGCATACAGTGAAGCCAAAAAGAGTTATTTTTGCTTTGatattcttaataaaattttttttataaaactaaGTTTTTTAGAAAGAGGGGGGCTCCTTTTTAGGCAGTGAATGGAATAAATCAGCTTGTGCGATAGACCAGCACCTGGCATCTCAGTTTGAACAGAGATGCATAATTGGAGCAAGAAACAGATGAATGAGCTTACCTTTTACTGCTTGGTCCTTCAAACAGAACCCAGTCATTTCACATCAGATTAGAGGAAGGCCATTTCTACAACAAGACAAGGAGATTTCAAATCTTGTTTCAAATCTAtgggaaagaaaatgttttgagcTGCTCTGAAGAAAGAGGCATTATAAATTTACAGTTCATTATTATAGTTAGGTTTATCCGCATCATCTACTGCAGATAGCGGGTCTGaccaagaagaaaagagatacaaag
Protein-coding sequences here:
- the LOC117979638 gene encoding uncharacterized protein LOC117979638; translation: MTTSVFPQARVWPVGKPLRPLPTSPGISGQSHSASRPGIGKDARGERLQALGHGPGPWPCLLCAELGRRVPPARGRHPTRRSSSTGTRPPRRCRKEAPPRRFLHTHVPLVCAPPACRCYKAGAAWISGRPHPPRPLRLAPCIQSPWRLRCSIQDQAPPLLAVLPSTPEGRCWQASTSRPGPPLTFPSGRWGSSSALGLLSHRPRPPVGCSGRAFPRRQHPL
- the LOC117979550 gene encoding uncharacterized protein LOC117979550 gives rise to the protein MAGKGGGDESGEKEVNLPNPCPMPSEAQQRAPRGCELDSHHDNRPLPFHPAGFLGRIGDCSSRDASSSSCAGSRPEFLHVMTWETSGIPGPVSPGYNVLVCREEERKKKKNPTPLLSGTGIYEVAVVYTERALAWRCRGRLLQPRGGYCGQGQGERTVKAGWPRGSLSSPGSAAGITSTAAKGAGRLSCTPRAPPPSLCPPAFPGGRWGAHREWGAPGRLAGRSRVPPPPPLRREFQSERARGLLPGRNHPARWRRVGRRHLTARPRPPRVRGGGSVCSVTNGPSRPARPLARARRGPAWACSSRRLQASHRPARRQPAVPATPEGAPGTQRVGSPTEVATEVWTAEACGSSTGRCSFDHNG